From Doryrhamphus excisus isolate RoL2022-K1 chromosome 22, RoL_Dexc_1.0, whole genome shotgun sequence, one genomic window encodes:
- the LOC131109587 gene encoding protein-lysine 6-oxidase-like produces MAKLSLSLYLFPGLVLPFISGQHPPRTGLWRHRIQWENNGQIHSLMSTGSEFEAPARSRSQSTVYVSSRDRTTGSGRPILGAEPPGAHHVIPRARTSGSHAGPRRIPNQGHSGGISAWTDGLTVDGSVLHSSREEEPGQAAPFQPLLTVPGPGHYAPRTQGSILGHLERDPGPPAPFHPLGDDVSPLEDNTNNNAESMFNDDSRNQNFPGNSVFYNMYPLSRGRPGSQTNAPPDAGHGTRFFQNGLPDLVPDPYAIQAGAYVQRMQMFALRCAAEENCLARSAYAPSVRDIDFRVLLRFPQKVKNQGTADFLPVKPRHQWDWHSCHQHYHSMEAFSNYDLLDATTGRKVAEGHKASFCLEDTGCDPGIRRRYACTAHTQGLSPGCHDLYAANIDCQWIDITDVAPGNYIMKITVNPNFHVLESDFTNNIVRCEIMYTGIYVQTRNCRVTRG; encoded by the exons GCCCTTCATCAGCGGCCAGCATCCTCCTCGCACCGGGTTGTGGCGGCACCGCATCCAGTGGGAGAACAACGGCCAGATCCACAGCCTCATGAGCACGGGATCCGAGTTCGAGGCTCCGGCGAGGTCCAGAAGCCAGTCGACAGTTTACGTCAGCAGCCGGGACCGGACAACGGGATCCGGGAGACCCATACTCGGTGCGGAACCTCCCGGAGCCCACCATGTGATTCCCCGAGCGCGCACCAGCGGTTCACACGCAGGACCGCGTCGTATTCCAAATCAAGGCCACTCCGGCGGCATCAGCGCGTGGACCGATGGTCTCACCGTGGATGGTTCCGTACTGCACAGCAGTCGAGAGGAAGAACCGGGTCAGGCTGCGCCGTTCCAGCCTTTACTCACTGTCCCGGGCCCCGGGCATTACGCACCCAGGACGCAGGGCTCCATTCTGGGTCATCTAGAAAGAGACCCCGGTCCTCCTGCACCGTTCCATCCACTTGGAGATGACGTGTCTCCTTTGGAAGATAACACGAATAACAACGCAGAGAGCATGTTTAACGACGATTCCAGAAACCAGAACTTCCCCGGTAATTCCGTCTTTTACAACATGTACCCGCTCAGCAGGGGGAGACCGGGATCACAAACAAATGCACCCCCGGACGCGGGACACGGGACAAGATTCTTCCAGAATG GGCTGCCTGACCTGGTTCCAGATCCGTATGCCATCCAAGCAGGTGCTTACGTGCAGCGCATGCAGATGTTTGCGTTACGTTGTGCAGCTGAGGAGAACTGTCTGGCCAG GTCGGCCTATGCGCCTTCAGTGCGAGACATCGACTTCAGGGTCCTCCTACGCTTCCCGCAGAAAGTGAAGAACCAAGGCACCGCCGACTTCCTTCCAGTCAAGCCGAGGCACCAGTGGGACTGGCACAGCTGTCACCA GCACTACCACAGCATGGAGGCCTTCAGCAACTATGACCTACTGGACGCCACCACGGGACGTAAAGTCGCAGAGGGACACAAGGCCAGTTTTTGTCTAGAAGACACAGGCTGCGACCCCGGGATCAGGCGACGCTACGCCTGCACGGCTCACACGCAG GGACTAAGCCCGGGCTGTCACGACCTTTATGCCGCCAATATCGACTGTCAGTGGATCGACATTACCGACGTAGCGCCAGGAAACTACATCATGAAG ATTACCGTCAACCCCAATTTCCACGTGCTGGAGTCGGACTTCACTAACAACATAGTGAGATGCGAGATTATGTACACGGGAATCTACGTTCAGACGCGCAACTGTCGAGTAACAAG GGGGTGA